The Thunnus albacares chromosome 21, fThuAlb1.1, whole genome shotgun sequence genome window below encodes:
- the ppp1r17 gene encoding protein phosphatase 1, regulatory subunit 17-like — protein MTTGCMRSTLEPEPRLTTQESKHYQEALESLVDRKSEMRDDEEEEGLCAEHQEDNQLKKPRRKDTPVLNSPPHIPGVRLMKTEKQMVYLEDEEKDVKD, from the exons ATGACGACTGGCTGTATGAGGTCGACCCTGGAGCCTGAACCTCGACTGACGACACAGGAGAGCAAACACT ACCAGGAGGCGCTGGAGAGCCTGGTGGACAGGAAGTCAGAGATgagggatgatgaggaagaggagggtctCTGCGCTGAGCACCAGGAGGACAACCAGCTGAAGAAACCTCGGAGGAAGGACACACCTGTCCTCAACTCCCCCCCACATATACCAG GAGTGAGACTGATGAAGACAGAGAAGCAGATGGTCTACTTAGAGGATGAAGAGAAGGATGTGAAGGATTAG